The Halanaerobium praevalens DSM 2228 genome contains a region encoding:
- a CDS encoding extracellular solute-binding protein, which produces MKNSIFKISILVLILICSLSLGVLAETTSQSLDQKDLSQKVTIKYWESIDATLDSVLTDGLIKKFESKYPNIKVEATHQGVEDLRQNTQTAYMGGQGPDVVLSPFDHIGPFSIMGLAQPLDNLMSDKMKNKYINSALAGMSLNGKNYGVPVTMGNHLMLMYNKNIVDQPPATWEDLIAIAQENTIDQDGDGLADKYGLAYNLNEPFWWITFQGGFGGWVFDEEYNPTLNTEATVDALQFAHDLKYKYQIVPKEADDKMADSLFKDGDVAFIISGDWIIDSYQQNDNIDLGVAPLPKFKKTGKYGQPMTSGKGFIMLRNLSQEKQIAVLKFIDFMTDLAAQELFVDSNFLPSNAQAYQLPQIQNDPIMKGSSKALRNGRPMPVIPEMRGIWDAIRPALQSVMSDDLTPEAAAEQMQEEAEKNIKSMR; this is translated from the coding sequence ATGAAAAATTCAATTTTCAAAATTTCCATTTTAGTTTTGATTTTAATTTGCAGTCTAAGTTTAGGAGTTTTAGCAGAAACTACTTCTCAAAGCCTTGATCAAAAAGATCTAAGTCAAAAAGTAACAATTAAATACTGGGAGTCAATTGATGCTACTTTAGACTCTGTTTTGACAGACGGGTTAATCAAAAAATTTGAGTCTAAATATCCAAATATAAAGGTTGAGGCTACTCATCAAGGAGTAGAAGACTTAAGACAAAATACTCAAACTGCTTATATGGGAGGACAGGGTCCAGATGTAGTTTTAAGTCCTTTTGATCATATTGGACCATTTTCAATAATGGGCTTAGCTCAACCTCTTGATAATTTGATGAGTGATAAAATGAAAAATAAATATATTAATTCTGCCTTAGCTGGAATGAGTTTAAACGGTAAAAATTATGGAGTTCCAGTTACAATGGGCAATCATTTAATGTTAATGTATAATAAAAATATTGTCGATCAACCTCCAGCAACCTGGGAAGACTTAATTGCCATTGCTCAAGAAAATACTATTGATCAGGATGGAGATGGTTTAGCTGATAAATATGGTTTAGCTTATAATTTAAATGAACCTTTTTGGTGGATTACTTTCCAAGGTGGTTTTGGAGGCTGGGTTTTTGATGAAGAATATAATCCAACTTTAAATACTGAAGCAACAGTAGACGCCTTACAGTTTGCCCATGACCTTAAATATAAATATCAAATTGTACCCAAAGAAGCCGATGATAAAATGGCTGATAGCTTATTTAAAGACGGCGATGTGGCTTTTATAATTAGTGGTGACTGGATAATTGATAGTTATCAGCAGAATGATAATATTGACTTAGGAGTTGCACCTTTACCTAAATTTAAAAAAACAGGTAAATATGGTCAGCCAATGACAAGTGGTAAAGGCTTTATTATGTTAAGAAATCTTAGTCAAGAAAAACAAATTGCTGTTTTGAAATTTATTGATTTTATGACAGATCTAGCAGCTCAAGAATTATTTGTAGATAGTAACTTTTTACCAAGTAATGCTCAGGCATATCAATTACCTCAAATTCAGAATGATCCAATTATGAAAGGGTCTTCCAAAGCCTTACGCAATGGACGACCAATGCCTGTAATTCCTGAAATGAGAGGAATTTGGGATGCTATTAGACCTGCTTTACAAAGTGTGATGAGTGATGATTTAACACCTGAGGCAGCAGCTGAACAAATGCAAGAAGAAGCAGAAAAAAATATTAAAAGTATGCGCTAA
- a CDS encoding glycoside hydrolase family 31 protein: MDNSQALLTTKTKDTSSDYDKLKAISDYEIKENLIKLKFKNAKLIIKFLKADIFRLIMVPLTKKIDLKRTEAVVEHNLNYQDFKIQSKENQLIIKTSSLVLKIRKDKFALKVFNQAGELIHQDYTKHALGWQGKKVRAWKSFLNTERFYGLGEKTGWLDKKGKRYQMWNHDTFVPHVSDTDPLYQSIPFLISFNSQNSYGIYFDNSYKSFFDLGSEGQAYFSFWAEGGKLDYYFINGPSLKEVVSKYTQITGKMPLPPKWSLGYHQSRYSYYPQAEVESLLADFRNKEIPCDSFHFDIHYMDQYKIYTWDRKRFPNPETMLAKLNKNGIKPVTIIDPGVKKDPEYKLYQEGIKNDYFCKYLDGKVFIDEVWPGDCAFPDFTQSKVRKWWAKLQKDFVKQGVKGIWNDMNEPAVFNKKDTMDTEVIHQNDGDIGTHRQFHNLYGFLENKATYKGLKSTLKNERPFVLTRAGFAGIQRYAAVWTGDNRSFWDHLKLAMPMLMNMGLSGINFCGTDVGGFTGNSNGELLCRWTQLGAFMPFFRNHCEVRAIQQEPWSFGPKYEKIIKKYIELRYKFITHIYNLFYQSSKTGLPMLRPLIMEFPSDEECQNLSDQFMVGDSILIAPVYKPDQKKRMVYLPQGKWFDFWNKKVYQGQKYIIIDAPLAKLPIFIKAGSIIPLNEKLNYIGEKKLEKLELNIFLDQSESRENYKLYNDDGLSYDYQNGNYKMTEFNYQSAGNKLVFKIDQVVNNYQQEFKRYKLIFNNFHQTPNKIYADGQKITNFIYSDKTLEIKIPALINKITIE; this comes from the coding sequence ATGGATAACAGCCAAGCTTTATTAACTACTAAAACTAAAGATACAAGTTCTGATTATGACAAATTAAAGGCAATCTCAGATTATGAAATTAAAGAAAATTTAATAAAATTAAAATTTAAAAATGCTAAATTAATTATTAAATTTTTAAAAGCTGATATTTTTAGATTAATTATGGTACCCTTAACTAAAAAAATAGATTTAAAAAGAACTGAGGCAGTAGTAGAACATAATTTAAATTATCAAGATTTCAAAATACAATCTAAAGAAAATCAACTTATTATTAAAACAAGTAGTTTAGTACTTAAAATAAGAAAAGATAAATTTGCTCTTAAAGTTTTTAATCAGGCAGGAGAGTTAATTCACCAAGATTATACTAAACATGCCTTAGGCTGGCAGGGCAAAAAAGTTAGAGCCTGGAAATCTTTTTTAAATACTGAAAGATTTTATGGTTTAGGTGAAAAAACAGGCTGGCTAGATAAAAAAGGGAAGCGTTATCAAATGTGGAATCATGATACCTTTGTTCCTCATGTTAGTGATACAGATCCTCTTTATCAGTCAATACCTTTTTTAATTAGTTTTAATAGTCAAAATAGTTACGGAATTTACTTTGATAATTCATATAAAAGTTTTTTTGATTTAGGTAGTGAAGGTCAAGCTTATTTTTCTTTTTGGGCTGAAGGTGGAAAATTAGATTATTATTTTATTAATGGTCCATCTTTAAAAGAAGTTGTTAGTAAATATACTCAAATTACAGGCAAAATGCCTTTACCACCTAAATGGTCACTTGGTTATCATCAATCTCGATATAGTTATTATCCTCAAGCTGAAGTCGAATCTCTTTTAGCAGATTTTAGAAATAAAGAAATACCTTGTGATTCTTTCCATTTTGATATCCACTATATGGATCAATATAAAATTTATACTTGGGATCGAAAACGATTTCCAAATCCAGAAACTATGTTAGCTAAATTAAATAAAAATGGAATTAAACCAGTTACAATTATTGATCCTGGAGTGAAAAAAGATCCAGAATACAAATTATATCAAGAGGGAATAAAAAATGATTATTTCTGTAAATATCTTGATGGTAAAGTATTTATAGATGAAGTTTGGCCTGGGGACTGTGCTTTTCCCGATTTTACTCAAAGCAAAGTTAGGAAATGGTGGGCTAAGTTACAAAAAGATTTTGTTAAACAAGGAGTTAAAGGAATCTGGAATGATATGAATGAACCTGCTGTTTTTAATAAAAAAGATACTATGGATACTGAAGTAATACATCAAAATGATGGAGATATTGGAACACACCGTCAGTTTCATAATTTATATGGTTTTTTGGAAAATAAAGCTACTTATAAAGGTTTGAAATCAACTTTAAAAAATGAGAGGCCATTTGTTTTAACAAGAGCTGGTTTTGCGGGAATTCAGCGTTATGCTGCTGTTTGGACTGGTGATAATAGAAGTTTTTGGGATCATCTTAAATTAGCAATGCCAATGTTGATGAATATGGGACTTTCTGGTATAAATTTTTGTGGTACAGATGTTGGTGGTTTTACTGGTAATAGTAATGGTGAACTATTATGCCGCTGGACTCAACTTGGAGCTTTTATGCCTTTTTTTAGAAATCATTGTGAAGTAAGGGCTATCCAGCAAGAACCGTGGTCTTTTGGCCCTAAATATGAAAAAATTATTAAAAAATATATTGAATTAAGATATAAATTTATAACTCATATTTATAATCTTTTTTATCAAAGTTCTAAAACTGGATTACCGATGCTGAGACCTTTAATTATGGAATTTCCCTCAGATGAGGAATGTCAAAATCTTTCTGATCAATTTATGGTTGGAGATAGTATTCTAATTGCTCCAGTTTATAAACCTGATCAAAAAAAGAGAATGGTCTATTTACCCCAGGGTAAATGGTTTGATTTTTGGAATAAAAAAGTTTATCAAGGCCAAAAATATATTATTATTGATGCTCCTTTGGCTAAATTGCCTATTTTTATTAAAGCTGGAAGTATTATTCCTCTGAATGAAAAATTAAATTATATTGGAGAAAAAAAGCTGGAAAAATTAGAACTAAATATATTTTTAGATCAATCTGAGAGCAGAGAAAATTATAAATTATATAATGATGATGGTCTATCTTATGATTATCAAAATGGAAATTATAAGATGACTGAATTCAACTATCAATCTGCTGGAAATAAATTAGTTTTTAAAATAGATCAAGTAGTTAATAATTATCAGCAAGAATTTAAAAGATATAAATTGATTTTTAATAATTTTCATCAGACTCCAAATAAAATCTATGCTGATGGCCAAAAAATAACTAACTTTATTTATTCTGATAAGACTCTGGAGATTAAAATTCCAGCTCTTATAAATAAAATTACCATAGAATAA
- a CDS encoding ADP-ribosylglycohydrolase family protein: MNQTPSDNQELMQEIEKERKNKAFGSFFGLIIGDALGAAVEFKKRDSFPKLKDMRAGGPNALAAGFWTDDSSMALCLAESLSEKGYDLENQCHKYLKWYEEGYLSSTGECFSIGANTARSLEYFAENKELPPQRDRAAGNGSLMRLAPVPIYFKNDFEKAIDFSGKSSLTTHNNQMAVDSCRYFGGLLQQFINSRIQMKVFKQKVLKDTAADLNLDQRVIKAVEGAFNKKREDIKSDGFVINTLEASLWSFINSDSFEKAVLKAANLGGDSDTVAAVTGQLAGAYYGYNSIPEKWLNKLTKLEQIQKIAENLYQS; the protein is encoded by the coding sequence ATGAATCAAACTCCATCTGATAATCAAGAATTAATGCAAGAAATTGAAAAAGAGAGAAAAAATAAAGCTTTTGGTTCTTTTTTTGGCTTAATAATTGGAGATGCACTTGGAGCAGCAGTTGAATTTAAAAAAAGAGATTCTTTTCCTAAACTTAAAGATATGAGAGCAGGTGGGCCTAATGCTCTTGCAGCAGGTTTTTGGACAGACGATAGTTCAATGGCTCTTTGTTTAGCAGAAAGCTTAAGTGAAAAGGGTTATGATCTTGAAAATCAATGTCATAAATATCTTAAATGGTATGAAGAAGGTTATTTGAGTTCAACTGGAGAATGCTTTAGTATAGGTGCAAATACAGCTAGATCTTTAGAATATTTTGCAGAAAACAAAGAATTACCACCTCAAAGAGATAGAGCAGCTGGTAATGGTTCTTTGATGAGATTAGCTCCAGTTCCAATTTATTTTAAAAATGATTTTGAAAAAGCAATTGATTTTTCTGGAAAAAGTTCTTTAACTACTCATAATAATCAAATGGCTGTTGATAGCTGCCGTTATTTCGGTGGTTTATTACAGCAGTTTATTAATTCTCGGATTCAAATGAAAGTTTTTAAGCAGAAAGTTTTAAAAGATACTGCAGCTGACTTAAATTTAGATCAAAGAGTAATTAAAGCAGTAGAAGGTGCTTTTAATAAAAAAAGAGAAGATATTAAATCAGATGGTTTTGTAATCAATACTTTAGAAGCCAGTCTTTGGTCTTTTATAAATAGTGATTCATTTGAAAAAGCTGTTTTAAAAGCAGCTAATCTCGGTGGTGATTCAGATACTGTAGCAGCAGTAACTGGTCAATTAGCAGGTGCTTATTATGGCTATAATTCAATTCCAGAAAAATGGTTGAATAAATTGACAAAATTAGAACAGATTCAAAAAATTGCTGAAAATTTATATCAAAGTTAA
- a CDS encoding ribose-phosphate pyrophosphokinase: MEEQKITKIPFGQLGVIVHKSCKELGQKVDDYIVNRRREEFSDRCSEYHLDEIKDSYIIDSDIIRFANGEAKAHLKESIRGKDIFILADIGNYNVKYNMFGIENRMSPDDHFQDVKRLISAIAGKARRIHIIMPLLYESRQDKRNTRESLDCAMALQELEKLGVENIFTFDAHETRVQNAIPQTGFESLHSTYQIIKAMNGLDEEVCFGNEQMMVISPDTGAMDRAIYYASVLGLDVGLFYKRRDYKKIVDGRNPIIQHEYMGAEVAGKDILIVDDMIASGGSVFDIAKELKQKNARNIYVAVSFTFFTNGIEKMDEYYEKGYISKLFSTNLTYIPEKFKQAEWFEEVDMSKLISLLIDTVNYDDSISPLLDATNKIKNIFGK, encoded by the coding sequence GTGGAAGAACAAAAGATAACCAAAATACCATTTGGGCAGCTAGGAGTTATTGTACATAAAAGCTGTAAAGAGCTTGGGCAGAAAGTTGACGATTATATTGTAAACAGGAGAAGAGAGGAGTTTTCAGATAGATGTAGTGAATATCACTTAGATGAAATTAAGGATTCTTATATTATTGACAGTGATATTATTCGCTTTGCTAATGGGGAAGCAAAAGCACACTTAAAAGAATCTATTCGTGGTAAAGATATTTTTATTTTAGCTGATATTGGCAATTATAATGTGAAATATAATATGTTTGGAATTGAAAATAGAATGAGTCCTGATGACCATTTTCAGGATGTAAAGCGTTTAATTTCAGCTATTGCAGGTAAAGCTAGACGGATACATATTATTATGCCACTTTTGTATGAGAGTCGTCAGGATAAAAGAAATACAAGAGAATCTCTAGACTGTGCTATGGCATTACAAGAATTAGAGAAATTAGGAGTAGAAAATATTTTTACTTTTGATGCACATGAAACTAGAGTTCAAAATGCTATTCCACAAACAGGTTTTGAGAGTCTACATTCTACTTATCAAATTATTAAAGCAATGAATGGCTTAGATGAAGAAGTTTGTTTTGGTAATGAACAAATGATGGTTATTTCTCCAGATACTGGAGCTATGGATCGGGCTATTTATTATGCCAGTGTTTTAGGTTTAGATGTTGGTCTTTTTTATAAACGTAGAGATTATAAAAAAATTGTAGATGGTAGAAATCCAATTATTCAGCATGAGTATATGGGAGCTGAAGTAGCAGGTAAAGATATCTTAATCGTTGATGATATGATTGCTTCTGGTGGTTCAGTTTTTGATATTGCGAAAGAGTTAAAACAAAAAAATGCTAGAAATATTTATGTAGCAGTGTCTTTTACCTTCTTTACTAATGGAATAGAGAAAATGGATGAATACTATGAAAAAGGTTATATTTCTAAATTATTCTCTACTAACTTAACTTATATTCCAGAAAAGTTTAAGCAGGCAGAATGGTTTGAAGAAGTTGATATGTCAAAACTGATATCACTTTTAATTGATACAGTTAATTATGATGATTCTATTAGTCCACTCTTAGATGCAACAAATAAAATTAAAAATATATTTGGAAAATAA
- the mgtE gene encoding magnesium transporter: MVEKNNNIKADINKHLKEEEKFKEKWLEEHHPIDIAEALSELDSSRLKEFTGLLKTENLADIFEEAEEDLQIDILKTKSSQAIIEIFSHMAADDITDILGLLTIRKRKELLRHMKQDDALVVRNLLGYDKESAGGIMTTEYLLLNKNLTTTEALKKIKNIAPDTEIIDTIFISDNNKKLVGRVDLRDILSSADDKKLESLMADNLIKVAVDVDQEIVAQQVAKYDLTVIPVVNKSDILVGIITVDDIIDVIEAENTEDLYKMHGVDEEESSDTSLLKSVKSRLPWMFINLATAFLATFTVALFQDVISQVVALAAAMPIVAGMGGNAGTQTLSIVIRGIALGEIDFKDNWKLLFKEALVGIINGAATGLVTGFILYLMYGNYYLGLIIFLAMILNLLIAGMFGFLIPLALQSLGIDPALASAIFLTTVTDVFGFFVFLGLAKTFLIYLI; this comes from the coding sequence ATGGTAGAAAAAAATAATAACATAAAAGCAGATATAAATAAACATCTTAAAGAGGAAGAAAAATTTAAAGAAAAATGGTTAGAAGAACACCATCCAATTGATATTGCTGAGGCTCTTTCAGAACTAGATAGTTCTAGGCTAAAGGAATTTACTGGATTACTAAAAACTGAGAATTTGGCTGATATTTTTGAAGAAGCAGAAGAAGATTTACAAATTGATATTTTAAAAACTAAGAGTTCACAAGCAATAATTGAGATTTTTTCTCATATGGCAGCTGATGATATTACTGATATTTTAGGCTTATTAACTATTCGCAAAAGAAAAGAATTATTAAGACATATGAAACAAGATGATGCCTTAGTAGTTCGAAATTTGCTGGGATATGATAAAGAATCTGCTGGTGGAATAATGACAACTGAATATTTATTATTAAATAAAAATTTAACTACTACAGAAGCTTTAAAAAAAATAAAAAATATTGCTCCTGATACTGAAATTATAGATACAATTTTTATTTCTGATAATAATAAAAAATTAGTTGGTAGAGTTGACTTAAGAGATATTTTGAGTTCAGCTGATGATAAAAAATTAGAATCTTTAATGGCTGATAATTTAATTAAAGTAGCTGTTGATGTTGATCAGGAAATCGTTGCTCAGCAAGTTGCTAAATATGATTTAACAGTAATTCCGGTAGTCAATAAAAGTGATATTTTAGTTGGAATTATAACAGTTGATGATATTATTGATGTAATTGAAGCTGAAAACACAGAAGATTTGTATAAAATGCATGGTGTTGATGAAGAAGAGAGTTCTGATACTAGCTTATTAAAATCTGTTAAAAGTAGATTGCCCTGGATGTTTATTAATTTAGCCACAGCTTTTTTAGCTACTTTTACTGTTGCCTTATTTCAAGATGTTATTTCACAGGTTGTTGCCTTAGCTGCTGCAATGCCAATAGTAGCTGGAATGGGAGGTAATGCAGGTACTCAAACTTTATCAATTGTAATTAGAGGTATTGCTTTAGGAGAAATAGATTTTAAAGATAATTGGAAATTGTTATTTAAGGAAGCTTTAGTTGGTATAATTAATGGTGCAGCCACAGGTTTAGTGACTGGTTTTATTTTATATCTAATGTATGGCAATTATTATTTAGGTTTAATTATCTTTTTAGCAATGATTTTAAATTTATTAATTGCTGGCATGTTTGGTTTTTTAATTCCACTTGCTCTCCAATCATTAGGAATTGATCCAGCTTTAGCATCAGCCATTTTTTTAACAACCGTTACTGATGTTTTTGGCTTTTTTGTATTTTTAGGTTTAGCAAAAACATTTTTAATTTATTTAATTTAA
- a CDS encoding DUF2225 domain-containing protein, protein MDKNTTLKDLLAKYSEMVDFKAGEKLFDYEEKADKIYFILSGLIRVFIKDKNETKEIKRNKNGDFVGETAFTAAKYSSQAKVHLDSTVLKFKVADLRKIMENNNEFANKMINNLANYIEILQSKDQIQLTPIAEIDKKIANEKEIKKNIETKKSKKSYVKKAASEIKKSNFFYLEGHSTYHQKAKANDQYYLYDKEIECPVCSTELAIKKLRNSRLRVYDIRADLRPIYKDFNLYYYSVISCTNCLFTARRKDFFDFSKRKRKKIKNNFKKIITKELNSKFKVNYSQPRSINEAFDAHYLALKLYNYLDLDNDKRAFLWRELSWMYEDLEEEDLANKASLAALENLEEFYFQDDSSTSKKESDNLSLLLAVLYYKHGQANNALPLLDNLIRDSRVHLRQKNKARELFQKIREEQKQK, encoded by the coding sequence GTGGATAAAAATACTACTTTAAAAGATTTATTAGCAAAATATAGCGAAATGGTTGATTTTAAGGCAGGGGAAAAACTATTTGACTATGAAGAAAAAGCTGATAAAATCTATTTTATTTTAAGTGGTTTAATTAGAGTATTTATAAAAGATAAAAATGAAACAAAAGAAATTAAAAGAAATAAAAATGGAGATTTTGTAGGAGAAACAGCCTTTACAGCTGCTAAATATAGTTCACAAGCAAAAGTTCATTTAGATAGTACAGTTTTAAAATTTAAAGTAGCTGATTTAAGAAAAATAATGGAGAATAATAATGAATTCGCCAATAAAATGATTAATAATCTTGCTAATTATATCGAAATATTACAAAGTAAAGATCAGATTCAGCTGACTCCTATCGCTGAGATTGATAAAAAAATTGCAAATGAAAAAGAAATTAAAAAAAATATTGAGACTAAAAAAAGTAAAAAATCATATGTTAAAAAAGCAGCTTCTGAAATCAAAAAATCAAATTTCTTTTATTTAGAAGGCCATAGCACTTATCATCAAAAAGCTAAAGCAAATGATCAATATTATCTTTATGATAAAGAAATAGAATGTCCTGTTTGTTCAACTGAGCTTGCTATCAAAAAATTAAGGAATTCTAGACTGCGAGTTTATGATATCAGAGCAGATTTAAGACCTATTTACAAAGACTTTAATCTCTATTATTACAGTGTTATTAGCTGTACCAATTGTCTTTTTACAGCCCGTCGCAAAGATTTCTTTGATTTTTCTAAAAGAAAAAGGAAAAAAATTAAAAATAATTTCAAAAAAATAATCACTAAAGAACTAAATTCTAAATTTAAAGTCAATTATAGTCAACCTAGATCTATCAATGAAGCTTTTGATGCCCATTATTTGGCGCTAAAATTATATAATTATTTAGATTTAGATAATGATAAAAGAGCTTTTCTATGGCGTGAATTAAGCTGGATGTACGAAGATTTAGAAGAAGAAGATTTAGCAAATAAAGCTTCTTTAGCTGCCTTAGAAAATTTAGAAGAATTTTATTTTCAAGATGATAGTAGTACCTCAAAAAAAGAAAGTGATAATTTAAGTCTTTTATTGGCTGTTTTATATTATAAACATGGACAAGCTAATAATGCTCTACCTTTATTAGATAATTTAATTAGAGATTCTCGAGTTCATTTGCGCCAAAAAAATAAAGCTAGAGAATTATTTCAAAAAATTAGAGAAGAACAAAAGCAAAAATAA